In the Daphnia pulicaria isolate SC F1-1A chromosome 2, SC_F0-13Bv2, whole genome shotgun sequence genome, one interval contains:
- the LOC124327628 gene encoding vacuolar protein-sorting-associated protein 36-like isoform X2, which produces MNMILDLKYVVLVEEDIGNLLRSSKIILHLAPWNEGHFSRPPVKNLSSFIKLAFSDGKLSHFKQCIQKMLLERSWETVAVQPSILHHVPTTFRSGIVGIERRLQEKVENNSSNINIAFQDMQNLIDMAKDMVQLANVMSNKIKDRQGDISEDETVKFKSYLLSLGIDDPVTRNSCSSNDVFYHQLAKEIASFLLKAISDTGGLMAMSDAYCRVNRARGLELLSPEDFFKACNYMEKLKLPIICRKFDSGVLVLQLQSKTDFLLEKEVSRLLQARDKLTALEVSQEFQISIVLAQERLYFMERNGLICRDDTVRGLVFYPNLFSSSS; this is translated from the exons ATGAATATGATACTAGATTTGAAATATGTTGTTCTTGTTGAAGAAGACATAGGGAATTTACTACGGAGCAGTAAAATTATACTTCACCTTGCTCCTTGGAATGAGG GGCATTTTTCAAGACCACCTGTTAAAAATTTATCTTCCTTCATAAAACTTGCATTTTCTGATGGAAAATTGTCACATTTTAAACAATGTATCCAAAAAATGCTTCTGGAAAGATCTTGGGAGACAGTAGCTGTGCAACCTTCCATCCTTCACCAT GTTCCAACCACATTTAGATCTGGAATTGTAGGAATTGAGAGACGTTTGcaagaaaaagtggaaaataATTCTTCAAATATAAATATTGCATTTCAAGACATGCAAAATCTAATTGACATGGCTAAAGATATGGTTCAACTAGCAAATGTTATGTCcaataaaattaaa gatCGCCAAGGAGATATAAGCGAAGACGAAaccgtaaaatttaaatcctATTTGTTGAGTCTTGGCATTGACGATCCAGTGACTAGAAATTCTTGCTCTTCAAATGATGTCTTTTACCATCAGCTAGCCAAAGAAATTGCATCCTTTTTGTTAAAAGCCATTTCT GATACTGGGGGGCTCATGGCTATGAGTGACGCTTATTGCCGCGTAAATCGAGCTCGTGGGTTAGAACTTCTCTCTCCCGAAGATTTTTTTAAGGCGTGTAATTATATGGAAAAACTTAAGTTGCCTATAATTTGCCGGAAGTTTGACAGTGGAGTGTTAGTTCTTCAACTTCAATCCAAAACAGACTTCTTGCTTGAAAAAGAAGTGAGCAGGCTG TTACAGGCTAGGGATAAACTCACAGCATTGGAGGTTTCACAGGAATTCCAAATATCTATTGTGTTGGCCCAAGAACGTCTTTACTTCATGGAAAGAAATGGATTGATTTGTAGAGATGATACTGTTAGAGGCCTTGTCTTTTATCCTAATCTCTTCTCAAGTTCTTCTTAA
- the LOC124327626 gene encoding probable ATP-dependent RNA helicase DDX47, with translation MLPLPSSPSALSLQTTEAQTIVTPRSRCSPTIKIKMESNMESSETNDVVEITNASSDTKLTFVELGLRSELEEACNLLKWTEPTPIQREAIPLALQGRDVIGLAETGSGKTGAFTLPMLHSLLSNPQRLFGLILTPTRELAFQISEQIEALGSSIGVKCAVIVGGIDMISQSLMLAKKPHIVIATPGRLVDHLENTKGFNLKSLKYLVMDEADRILNMDFEQEVDKILKSIPRERRTLLFSATMTSKVQKLQRASLVNPVRVQISSKYQTVDKLLQYYVFIPLKMKDVYLVHLLNEAAGHSVMVFCSTCSSTLRTSLLLRALGISAVPLHGQMTQNKRLAALNKFKARNRGVLLATDVASRGLDIPHVDWVINYDIPTHSKDYIHRVGRTARAGRSGKAISFVTQYDVELYQRIEHLLGKQLPLYGLEEGDVMSLQERVAEAQRVAKMDLRELEDKGQGGVRGGKKKKTFDDGNDDTEMSSGVRKRVRNSGSRGRNK, from the exons ATGCTGCCTCTGCCATCCTCGCCCTCGGCTTTGAGTCTTCAAACCACAGAGGCACAGACGATTGTTACACCGCGCTCGCGCTGTAGCCCTactattaaaatcaaaatggaatcAAATATGGAATCTTCTGAAACTAATGATGTGGTGGAGATTACTAATGCTTCCAGTGATACAAAACTAACTTTTGTCGAACTG GGCTTAAGAAGTGAATTGGAAGAAGCATGTAACTTGTTAAAATGGACAGAACCAACTCCTATTCAAAGAGAGGCAATACCATTGGCACTTCAAG GTAGAGATGTTATTGGACTTGCCGAAACAGGATCAGGAAAGACTGG TGCATTTACCCTGCCAATGCTGCATTCCTTATTATCTAATCCACAACGTCTATTTGGACTCATATTGACACCAACAAGAGAATTGgcttttcaaatttctgaaCAAATTGAAGCACTAG GTTCTTCTATTGGAGTTAAATGTGCTGTCATTGTTGGGGGAATTGACATGATAAGTCAATCTTTGATGCTAGCCAAAAAACCTCATATTGTCATCGCTACACCAGGTCGTTTAGTTGACCATTTAGAAAACACCAAAggattcaatttgaaatctcTGAAATATCTGGTGATGGACGAAGCTGATCGCATATTGAACATGGATTTTGAACAGGAAGTTGACAAGATTCTTAAATCCATTCCAAGAGAAAGGAGAACTCTACTTTTTTCAGCTACTATGACAAGCAAAGTTCAGAAACTTCAAAGGGCATCCCTTGTCAATCCTGTCCGTGTTCAAATATCTTCAAAGTACCAAACAGTTGACAAACTTTTGCaatattatgtttttattcctttgaaaatgaaag ATGTTTACTTAGTTCACCTCCTGAATGAGGCAGCGGGACATTCTGTTATGGTATTTTGCTCCACCTGCAGTAGTACGTTACGTACGTCTCTGCTCCTTCGTGCGTTAGGTATTTCTGCCGTGCCACTTCATGGACAAATGACCCAAAACAAACGTTTAGCTGcccttaataaatttaaagctCGAAATCGAGGTGTTTTACTTGCGACTGATGTCGCCAGCAG AGGGCTGGATATTCCTCATGTTGACTGGGTTATTAACTACGATATCCCCACACATTCAaag GATTATATACACAGGGTCGGTCGTACTGCAAGAGCTGGCAGAAGTGGGAAAGCCATATCTTTTGTAACGCAGTACGACGTAGAACTCTATCAAAGAATTGAGCACTTGCTTGGCAAACAGTTGCCACTTTATGGCTTAGAAGAAGGTGATGTAATGAGTCTTCAAGAAAGGGTTGCAGAAGCTCAGCGCGTAGCcaaaatg GACCTTCGAGAGTTGGAAGACAAAGGTCAAGGCGGAGTGCGaggagggaagaaaaagaaaacctttgATGATGGAAATGATGACACAGAAATGTCAAGTGGTGTGCGGAAGAGAGTTAGAAATTCTGGATCACGTGGGAGAAATAAATGA
- the LOC124327629 gene encoding NHP2-like protein 1 — protein sequence METDQEINPKAYPLADGQLTVKILNLVQQASNYKQMRKGANEATKALNRGLAEFIVMAADAEPLEILLHLPLLCEDKNVPYVFVRSKQALGRACGVSRSVIACSVTVHEGSQLKPQIQSLQQEIEKLLI from the exons atg GAAACTGATCAAGAAATCAACCCCAAAGCTTATCCGTTGGCCGATGGACAACTTAcggtaaaaattttaaatctagTTCAGCAAGCTTCTAACTACAAGCAGATGCGTAAAGGAGCAAATGAAG CTACCAAAGCCCTGAATCGTGGTCTTGCTGAATTCATTGTCATGGCTGCTGATGCTGAACCATTGGAAATTTTGTTGCATTTGCCATTGCTTTGTGAAGACAAAAATGTTCCATATGTGTTTGTCCGTTCAAAGCAAG cACTTGGACGTGCTTGTGGAGTCTCCCGTTCTGTTATTGCTTGTTCTGTGACTGTACATGAAGGATCACAACTGAAGCCACAGATTCAGTCTTTAcaacaagaaattgaaaaacttcTCATTTGA
- the LOC124327628 gene encoding vacuolar protein-sorting-associated protein 36-like isoform X1, which produces MDRLYFKDQKDCVNEIASSTAWKGIRLFNGDTKTEYVNETAYLTSSHVYFASVNRPTMNMILDLKYVVLVEEDIGNLLRSSKIILHLAPWNEGHFSRPPVKNLSSFIKLAFSDGKLSHFKQCIQKMLLERSWETVAVQPSILHHVPTTFRSGIVGIERRLQEKVENNSSNINIAFQDMQNLIDMAKDMVQLANVMSNKIKDRQGDISEDETVKFKSYLLSLGIDDPVTRNSCSSNDVFYHQLAKEIASFLLKAISDTGGLMAMSDAYCRVNRARGLELLSPEDFFKACNYMEKLKLPIICRKFDSGVLVLQLQSKTDFLLEKEVSRLLQARDKLTALEVSQEFQISIVLAQERLYFMERNGLICRDDTVRGLVFYPNLFSSSS; this is translated from the exons ATGGACCGTTTATATTTTAAAGATCAAAAAGATTGTGTTAATGAAATTGCTTCTTCTACTGCTTGGAAAGGAATTCGCCTCTTTAATGGAGATACTAAG ACAGAGTATGTAAACGAAACAGCATATCTTACTTCATCTCATGTGTACTTTGCATCAGTCAATCGACCCACAATGAATATGATACTAGATTTGAAATATGTTGTTCTTGTTGAAGAAGACATAGGGAATTTACTACGGAGCAGTAAAATTATACTTCACCTTGCTCCTTGGAATGAGG GGCATTTTTCAAGACCACCTGTTAAAAATTTATCTTCCTTCATAAAACTTGCATTTTCTGATGGAAAATTGTCACATTTTAAACAATGTATCCAAAAAATGCTTCTGGAAAGATCTTGGGAGACAGTAGCTGTGCAACCTTCCATCCTTCACCAT GTTCCAACCACATTTAGATCTGGAATTGTAGGAATTGAGAGACGTTTGcaagaaaaagtggaaaataATTCTTCAAATATAAATATTGCATTTCAAGACATGCAAAATCTAATTGACATGGCTAAAGATATGGTTCAACTAGCAAATGTTATGTCcaataaaattaaa gatCGCCAAGGAGATATAAGCGAAGACGAAaccgtaaaatttaaatcctATTTGTTGAGTCTTGGCATTGACGATCCAGTGACTAGAAATTCTTGCTCTTCAAATGATGTCTTTTACCATCAGCTAGCCAAAGAAATTGCATCCTTTTTGTTAAAAGCCATTTCT GATACTGGGGGGCTCATGGCTATGAGTGACGCTTATTGCCGCGTAAATCGAGCTCGTGGGTTAGAACTTCTCTCTCCCGAAGATTTTTTTAAGGCGTGTAATTATATGGAAAAACTTAAGTTGCCTATAATTTGCCGGAAGTTTGACAGTGGAGTGTTAGTTCTTCAACTTCAATCCAAAACAGACTTCTTGCTTGAAAAAGAAGTGAGCAGGCTG TTACAGGCTAGGGATAAACTCACAGCATTGGAGGTTTCACAGGAATTCCAAATATCTATTGTGTTGGCCCAAGAACGTCTTTACTTCATGGAAAGAAATGGATTGATTTGTAGAGATGATACTGTTAGAGGCCTTGTCTTTTATCCTAATCTCTTCTCAAGTTCTTCTTAA
- the LOC124327628 gene encoding vacuolar protein-sorting-associated protein 36-like isoform X3, which yields MLLERSWETVAVQPSILHHVPTTFRSGIVGIERRLQEKVENNSSNINIAFQDMQNLIDMAKDMVQLANVMSNKIKDRQGDISEDETVKFKSYLLSLGIDDPVTRNSCSSNDVFYHQLAKEIASFLLKAISDTGGLMAMSDAYCRVNRARGLELLSPEDFFKACNYMEKLKLPIICRKFDSGVLVLQLQSKTDFLLEKEVSRLLQARDKLTALEVSQEFQISIVLAQERLYFMERNGLICRDDTVRGLVFYPNLFSSSS from the exons ATGCTTCTGGAAAGATCTTGGGAGACAGTAGCTGTGCAACCTTCCATCCTTCACCAT GTTCCAACCACATTTAGATCTGGAATTGTAGGAATTGAGAGACGTTTGcaagaaaaagtggaaaataATTCTTCAAATATAAATATTGCATTTCAAGACATGCAAAATCTAATTGACATGGCTAAAGATATGGTTCAACTAGCAAATGTTATGTCcaataaaattaaa gatCGCCAAGGAGATATAAGCGAAGACGAAaccgtaaaatttaaatcctATTTGTTGAGTCTTGGCATTGACGATCCAGTGACTAGAAATTCTTGCTCTTCAAATGATGTCTTTTACCATCAGCTAGCCAAAGAAATTGCATCCTTTTTGTTAAAAGCCATTTCT GATACTGGGGGGCTCATGGCTATGAGTGACGCTTATTGCCGCGTAAATCGAGCTCGTGGGTTAGAACTTCTCTCTCCCGAAGATTTTTTTAAGGCGTGTAATTATATGGAAAAACTTAAGTTGCCTATAATTTGCCGGAAGTTTGACAGTGGAGTGTTAGTTCTTCAACTTCAATCCAAAACAGACTTCTTGCTTGAAAAAGAAGTGAGCAGGCTG TTACAGGCTAGGGATAAACTCACAGCATTGGAGGTTTCACAGGAATTCCAAATATCTATTGTGTTGGCCCAAGAACGTCTTTACTTCATGGAAAGAAATGGATTGATTTGTAGAGATGATACTGTTAGAGGCCTTGTCTTTTATCCTAATCTCTTCTCAAGTTCTTCTTAA